A genome region from Panicum virgatum strain AP13 chromosome 4K, P.virgatum_v5, whole genome shotgun sequence includes the following:
- the LOC120704954 gene encoding receptor-like protein EIX2, with translation MAFDGFGGSIAYYESLYITIKGEERSYTRILNLMKSIDLSDNDLTGEIPIEIGALVELKNLNLSRNFLHGHIPETVGSMRSLESLDLSWNQLSGVIPQSMAPLHLLRHLNMSYNNLSGNIPPGSQLQTLSDEDPYIYVGNSDLCSPLVPESCAGNKEKQAGHEEHTDVHDVLLFVFSGLGFGIGLAAVWWVLIFNKAVSIGYFQFVDSICEKICDWMILLKIKVNMKLMGTRAQNQGD, from the coding sequence ATGGCTTTTGATGGTTTTGGTGGCAGTATTGCCTATTACGAGAGTCTATACATTACAATCAAAGGAGAAGAAAGATCGTACACCAGGATCCTTAATCTGATGAAGAGCATTGACCTTTCTGATAATGATCTAACAGGAGAAATTCCCATCGAAATTGGAGCTCTTGTGGAGCTCAAGAACCTGAATCTCTCGAGAAATTTCCTCCACGGCCATATTCCAGAAACAGTTGGCAGTATGCGTTCACTGGAGTCCCTTGATCTCTCATGGAACCAGCTTTCTGGTGTGATTCCTCAGAGCATGGCACCATTACATTTACTAAGGCATCTCAACATGTCTTACAACAATCTTTCCGGGAATATACCACCGGGTTCTCAGCTTCAAACTCTCAGCGATGAAGATCCGTACATATATGTAGGCAACAGCGACCTCTGTAGCCCTCTTGTTCCTGAGAGCTGTGCTGGGAACAAGGAGAAACAAGCTGGTCATGAAGAACACACAGATGTCCACGATGTCTTATTGTTTGTATTTTCAGGACTCGGCTTCGGAATTGGATTGGCAGCTGTATGGTGGGTACTTATATTCAACAAGGCAGTGAGCATTGGCTACTTCCAGTTCGTCGACTCCATATGTGAAAAAATCTGTGATTGGATGATCCTATTGAAGATAAAGGTGAACATGAAATTGATGGGAACCAGAGCCCAGAATCAAGGTGATTGA
- the LOC120702547 gene encoding proteasome subunit beta type-6-like: MDAAHSSSSAAAGEAPTTGEHRMGTTIVGVCYEGGVVLGADSRTSTGMYVANRASDKITQLTDNVYVCRSGSAADTQVISDYVRYFLHQHTIQLGQPATVKVAANLIRLLAYQNKNMLQAGMIIGGWDKYEGGQIFSVPLGGTILRQPFAIGGSGSSYLYALLDHEWREGMSQEEAEKFVVKVVSLAMARDGASGGVVRTVTINADGVKRNFYPGDKLPLWHEELEPQNSLLDILAAGNPDPMVQ, encoded by the exons atggacgccgcGCACTCGagcagctccgccgccgccggcgaggccccGACCACCGGGGAGCACCGGATGGGGACCACCATCGTCGGGGTCTGCTACGAGGGCGGCGTCGTCCTCGGCGCCGACTCCAGGACTAGCACTG GAATGTACGTGGCCAACCGTGCTTCAGACAAGATTACTCAGCTGACAGACAATGTGTATGTCTGCCGCTCTGGATCT GCTGCTGACACACAAGTTATTTCCGACTATGTGCGTTATTTCCTCCACCAACACAC AATTCAGCTTGGGCAACCAGCTACTGTTAAAGTTGCAGCCAACTTGATTAGGTTGCTTGCTTATCAGAACAAG AACATGTTGCAAGCTGGCATGATTATTGGAGGATGGGACAAGTATGAGGGAGGCCAAATTTTTTCAGTTCCCCTTGGCGGAACAATTCTGCGGCAACCATTTGCAATTGGAG GTTCGGGTTCCAGTTACCTGTATGCGCTTCTTGATCATGAATGGAGAGAGGGAATGAGCCAGGAAGAGGCAGAG AAATTTGTGGTGAAGGTAGTTTCCCTTGCTATGGCCCGTGATGGTGCTAGTGGAGGAGTTGTTCGTACAGTTACT ATAAATGCGGATGGTGTCAAGAGGAACTTTTACCCTGGTGACAAGCTTCCGCTGTGGCACGAAGAGTTGGAGCCCCAGAACTCATTGCTTGATATTCTCGCTGCTGGGAACCCTGACCCTATGGTGCAGTGA
- the LOC120702546 gene encoding receptor-like protein EIX1, with the protein MRLSLLPLLLLLQVFTKTTAASTCIRKERDALFDLKATLKDPQGLLSSWAGPNCCSWYGVTCHNSTGHIIKLDLGSNNFSKDYVLTGDISPSLTHFTHLEYLDLSRNDFGGANIPKFIGSLKNLRHLDLHGAGFGRKIPPQLGNLSKLNYLDISFPSDTFSSSSSVDDLCWLSGLSSLVYLDMSWWNLSAASDWLELLNMLASLQEVHLCFTNLQRTNLNSLSQSNFTVLDRIDLSSNNFNSTFPYWLTSIQSVSEINLAYCGLHGPIPKSVENLTHLEYLDLSKNDFGGANIPEFIGSLKSLRHLDLSNAGFGKRIPPHLGNLTKLNYLDISYPNDSYTSSSSVNSLLGSLSFHHWLTLTCHGGTFLLLQTGWHH; encoded by the coding sequence ATGCGCCTTTCACTACTTCCATTGTTGCTCCTTTTGCAAGTGTTCACCAAAACCACAGCAGCAAGCACGTGTATTAGAAAGGAAAGAGATGCCCTATTCGATTTGAAGGCCACCCTTAAAGACCCTCAGGGCCTACTGTCATCATGGGCGGGTCCAAATTGTTGCAGTTGGTATGGTGTGACATGCCACAACAGCACTGGGCACATTATTAAGCTTGACCTCGGCAGCAATAACTTCAGCAAGGATTATGTTCTTACAGGTGACATCAGCCCATCGTTGACACATTTCACTCATCTGGAGTACCTTGATCTTAGTAGAAATGATTTTGGTGGTGCAAATATCCCTAAGTTCATAGGATCATTGAAGAACCTGAGGCATCTTGACTTGCATGGTGCTGGCTTTGGTAGGAAAATTCCCCCTCAACTTGGAAACTTGTCGAAGCTGAATTACCTTGATATTAGCTTTCCAAGTGACACCTTTAGTTCCAGTAGCTCTGTTGACGATCTCTGTTGGCTCTCTGGGCTTTCATCATTGGTTTACCTTGACATGTCATGGTGGAATCTTTCTGCTGCTTCGGACTGGCTGGAGTTACTGAACATGCTTGCTTCCCTTCAGGAGGTTCATTTATGTTTTACAAATCTTCAGCGTACCAACCTGAATTCTCTATCCCAGTCCAACTTCACGGTCCTAGATAGAATTGATTTGTCAAGCAACAACTTCAATTCTACCTTTCCGTATTGGTTAACCAGTATACAATCTGTCTCAGAGATCAACTTGGCCTATTGTGGACTTCATGGGCCGATTCCTAAATCTGTGGAAAATCTGACTCATCTGGAGTACCTTGATCTTAGTAAGAATGATTTTGGTGGTGCAAATATACCTGAATTCATAGGATCTTTGAAGAGCCTGAGGCATCTTGACTTGTCCAATGCTGGCTTTGGCAAAAGAATTCCCCCTCACCTTGGAAACTTGACCAAGCTGAATTACCTTGATATTAGCTATCCTAATGACAGCTATACTTCCAGCAGCTCTGTTAACAGTCTTCTTGGCTCTCTCAGCTTTCATCACTGGCTTACCTTGACATGTCATGGTGGAACCTTTCTGCTGCTTCAGACTGGCTGGCATCATTAA